The Musa acuminata AAA Group cultivar baxijiao chromosome BXJ1-3, Cavendish_Baxijiao_AAA, whole genome shotgun sequence genome window below encodes:
- the LOC135618787 gene encoding proline-rich receptor-like protein kinase PERK15: MGGFGRAPRISHWKGLHERLSRIFFLCYLLIVVRLELIVEAKPTSHLPEAAPTSPATVAAASPLDEWNQVHSAITPSKVEISLPASLPLVSRRHLKYTIEKAAASQLPIRGSPDYNTLTASLNLSSLVNPPMPNSQHTSTELAITPSSVGHSSPVYSNSTSLPSGLAQPPLSPETECCEPNMVQRQGTQDCHCVYPVKVELFLQNVSLISNWSTEFLQELSYQLELRIDQFEIVNFYVVGAFGLNITMDIAPHTGISFSADQVIAMNSSLALHRVRINPGLVGDYRLLNLTWFRPLAPPPAPLWASSPMASSPAAPYLPASVPNKDTGGGNHSSFIIVIGICISILLAVTLVMLVICSCTSSKRKEVPAEEAVKSRIADTVSVEAVLPHPTSTRLFSYEELKDATNNFESASMLGEGGFGRVFKGILSDGTAVAIKKLSSGGHQGDKEFLVEVEMLSRLHHRNLVKLVGYYSCRDSAQNLLCYELVSNGSLDSWLHGPLGANCPLDWETRMKIALDAARGLAYLHEDSQPCVIHRDFKASNILLENNFHAKVSDFGLAKQAPEGRANYLSTRVMGTFGYVAPEYAMTGHLLVKSDVYSFGVVLLELLTGRRPVDMSQPSGQENLVTWARPILRDSNRLEELADPRLAGKYPKDDFVRVCTVAAACVAHEANQRPTMGEVVQSLKMVQRVAECQDPLPTPSTNPHNKQSSTTFESDATSSMFSSGPFSGLSLFDNDNISRTAVFSEDLHEGR, from the exons ATGGGGGGTTTTGGGCGAGCGCCGAGGATTTCACACTGGAAAG GATTACATGAACGATTGTCAAGGATATTTTTTCTGTGTTATCTGTTGATAGTAGTGCGCTTGGAACTTATCGTGGAGGCAAAACCTACCAGTCATTTACCAGAAGCAGCTCCCACATCTCCCGCTACTGTGGCTGCTGCTTCTCCTTTAGATGAATGGAACCAAGTTCATTCCGCAATCACGCCATCAAAAGTTGAAATTTCCTTGCCGGCAAGTCTTCCTCTGGTCAGTAGAAGACACTTGAAGTACACTATAGAGAAGGCTGCAGCTTCACAATTGCCAATAAGAGGTTCCCCAGATTATAACACTCTAACTGCTTCTTTAAACTTGTCAAGTTTAGTAAATCCTCCAATGCCAAACAGCCAACATACTTCCACAGAGTTGGCTATTACACCTTCATCTGTTGGCCATTCTTCTCCAGTATATTCAAACTCAACCTCACTTCCTTCTGGCTTGGCACAACCACCATTGTCTCCTGAAACTG AATGTTGTGAGCCAAACATGGTGCAGAGACAAGGTACTCAAGATTGCCACTGTGTGTACCCTGTCAAAGTCGAGCTCTTTCTGCAGAATGTTTCTCTGATTTCAAATTGGAGCACTGAATTTCTTCAAGAACTGTCTTATCAGCTTGAGCTGCGGATTGACCAGTTTGAGATTGTTAATTTCTACGTTGTTGGTGCATTTGGGTTAAATATCACAATGGACATAGCCCCACATACAGGGATAAGTTTCTCTGCAGATCAAGTTATTGCAATGAATTCTTCGCTTGCACTGCATAGGGTTCGCATTAACCCTGGGCTAGTTGGCGACTATAGACTTCTCAATTTGACTTGGTTTAGACCACTTGCTCCTCCTCCTG CTCCTTTGTGGGCTTCATCACCCATGGCTTCATCACCTGCAGCACCCTACTTGCCTGCATCTGTACCAAACAAGGATACTGGAGGTGGAAACCATTCAAGTTTCATAATAGTTATCGGGATATGTATCAGCATTCTGCTAGCTGTTACTTTAGTCATGCTAGTAATTTgttcttgcacatctagcaaaaggaAGGAGGTACCAGCAGAAGAAGCAG TGAAGTCAAGGATTGCAGATACAGTGTCTGTGGAAGCGGTTCTTCCTCATCCCACTAGTACACGGTTATTTTCATATGAGGAGCTCAAAGATGCTACAAACAATTTTGAGTCTGCTAGCATGCTTGGGGAAGGTGGCTTTGGCCGTGTCTTCAAGGGTATATTGAGTGATGGGACTGCTGTTGCCATCAAGAAGCTTTCCAGTGGAGGACACCAAGGAGATAAAGAATTCCTGGTTGAGGTCGAGATGCTGAGCAGGCTGCATCATAGAAATCTTGTGAAACTTGTTGGTTACTACAGCTGCCGTGACTCAGCACAAAATCTTCTGTGTTATGAGTTAGTTTCAAATGGAAGCTTGGACTCCTGGCTTCATG GCCCCTTGGGAGCAAACTGTCCTTTAGATTGGGAAACTAGAATGAAGATTGCTCTTGATGCTGCAAGAGGGTTAGCGTACCTACATGAGGATTCTCAACCCTGTGTGATTCACAGGGATTTCAAAGCATCCAATATATTGCTTGAGAACAACTTCCACGCCAAGGTTTCTGACTTTGGTCTGGCCAAGCAAGCACCTGAAGGTCGTGCTAATTATCTTTCTACTCGCGTCATGGGGACATTTGG GTATGTAGCACCCGAATATGCCATGACCGGACACCTGTTAGTAAAGAGTGATGTGTACAGCTTCGGAGTAGTTCTACTTGAACTGCTGACAGGAAGGAGGCCTGTAGATATGTCACAACCATCTGGCCAGGAAAACCTTGTAACTTgg GCCCGGCCAATTCTTCGAGATAGTAACAGATTAGAGGAGCTTGCAGACCCTAGGCTTGCAGGTAAGTACCCCAAGGATGATTTTGTGCGAGTTTGCACAGTTGCAGCAGCTTGCGTTGCACATGAGGCGAACCAGAGGCCTACGATGGGTGAAGTGGTGCAGTCCCTTAAAATGGTGCAGCGTGTAGCTGAATGCCAGGATCCCTTGCCGACCCCATCAACTAATCCCCATAATAAGCAGTCGTCGACGACTTTTGAATCAGATGCCACTTCGTCCATGTTCTCTTCTGGTCCTTTCTCAGGTCTAagcctttttgacaatgacaacatTTCCAGAACAGCAGTATTTTCTGAGGATCTGCATGAAGGTCGATGA